Proteins from one Faecalibacterium sp. I3-3-33 genomic window:
- a CDS encoding DnaD domain-containing protein, translating into MIYRLKELKGDTIAVPQLVFSKLGIAEEYNVRVALYVLATGVTDSDKICADLKLRSRISAESALAFWAGAGLLERYEENAAPGAEPSAPAPMRWAEIAAASRTDPMISSLIDCAQTSFARPLTHTEMEKLVNLYVQEGFAPETVMLCVAYVASRGKRTLAAVTHELKVWRAEGVETGEQADAHLKLLALRQSREEYVSGLLQISPEELTLGGRKAIARWYEVYGYDDAMVQEAAVQAGPKRDLWYWNSILKTWNAKGLRNIHDVRGPVAAAGASRNIRVDRDTPSGNDILKNATRRRSLIKKPE; encoded by the coding sequence ATGATCTACCGTTTGAAAGAACTGAAAGGCGATACCATCGCCGTGCCGCAGCTGGTGTTCTCTAAGCTGGGCATTGCCGAAGAATACAATGTGCGGGTGGCGCTGTATGTGCTGGCTACCGGCGTGACCGACTCGGACAAGATCTGCGCCGACCTCAAGCTGCGCAGCCGCATCAGCGCTGAGAGCGCGCTGGCCTTCTGGGCAGGTGCAGGGCTTTTGGAACGCTACGAGGAAAACGCCGCGCCGGGCGCAGAGCCCAGCGCCCCTGCCCCCATGCGCTGGGCGGAGATCGCCGCTGCCAGCCGCACCGACCCTATGATCTCCAGCCTGATCGACTGCGCACAGACCAGCTTTGCCCGTCCGCTGACCCACACCGAGATGGAAAAGCTGGTAAACCTGTATGTGCAGGAGGGCTTTGCACCCGAGACCGTGATGCTCTGTGTGGCCTATGTGGCCAGCCGGGGCAAGCGCACCCTAGCCGCCGTGACCCACGAACTGAAGGTCTGGCGTGCCGAGGGCGTGGAGACCGGCGAACAGGCTGACGCCCACTTAAAGCTGCTGGCGCTGCGCCAGAGCCGCGAGGAGTATGTCAGCGGCCTGCTGCAGATCTCCCCCGAGGAGCTGACGCTGGGCGGGCGCAAGGCCATTGCGCGCTGGTACGAGGTGTACGGCTACGATGACGCCATGGTACAGGAAGCCGCCGTACAGGCTGGTCCCAAGCGGGATCTGTGGTACTGGAACAGCATCCTGAAAACATGGAACGCCAAGGGTCTGCGCAACATCCATGATGTGCGCGGCCCTGTGGCCGCAGCCGGTGCCAGCCGGAATATCCGGGTGGACCGCGACACGCCCAGCGGAAACGATATCCTGAAAAACGCCACCCGCCGCCGTTCTCTTATTAAGAAGCCGGAGTAA
- a CDS encoding CPCC family cysteine-rich protein: protein MAETIPCPVCGKTHVAEYDICDVCGWENDPVQLFEPNLPGGANEMSLQQARMSYHLIRNRTSMRTGDMIKVRFIEKDDPITLRNGKIYDARVLKPTKNGKRWYGIEWSEIK from the coding sequence GTGGCAGAAACGATTCCCTGCCCAGTATGCGGCAAGACCCATGTTGCAGAATATGACATCTGTGATGTCTGTGGTTGGGAAAATGACCCTGTGCAGCTTTTCGAGCCCAACCTTCCCGGCGGTGCAAACGAAATGAGTTTGCAACAAGCCAGAATGTCTTATCACCTTATCAGAAACCGAACCTCAATGCGTACAGGCGATATGATCAAAGTAAGATTTATCGAAAAAGACGATCCTATTACATTGCGCAATGGAAAGATTTATGATGCCCGCGTATTGAAACCAACAAAAAATGGGAAACGCTGGTACGGAATCGAATGGAGTGAAATCAAATGA
- a CDS encoding ATP-binding protein: MRTKNELYQQALRTVAMRRQTARALAQDAQAEAEAAIPGLRHAEEEVRVRGIRCAIAGASGKDRTETAAALAAAKQKLTTLLAESGRPADALEPKFTCKRCEDTGAVDGHTCDCVRRVMQQLRRKEIEELSSLSISSFDTMQLDYYPNTVDKALGESVRSYMAEVLADLRDYAADFSPATRESLLLVGNAGLGKTHAALAIAGEVLRQNYDVIYVSCPDFFGKLEALHFGTDPGGEEETLFQTACNADLLILDDLGTEFNSSFFLTNLYSLLNNRLGAKLPTIVTTNITDGTLLEKLYTEKISSRLAAFVQIQFLGSDIRVQKAAE; encoded by the coding sequence ATGCGTACCAAAAACGAATTATATCAGCAGGCATTGCGCACCGTAGCCATGCGGCGGCAGACCGCTCGCGCTTTGGCGCAGGATGCACAGGCCGAAGCCGAGGCCGCCATCCCCGGGCTGCGCCACGCCGAGGAGGAGGTGCGGGTGCGGGGCATTCGCTGCGCCATTGCCGGAGCTTCCGGCAAGGACCGCACCGAGACCGCCGCTGCCCTTGCGGCGGCAAAGCAGAAGCTGACTACCCTACTGGCTGAGAGCGGACGCCCTGCGGATGCGCTGGAGCCGAAGTTCACCTGCAAGCGGTGCGAGGACACCGGCGCGGTGGACGGCCACACCTGCGACTGTGTGCGCCGGGTGATGCAGCAACTGCGCCGGAAGGAGATCGAGGAGCTGTCCAGCCTGTCCATCTCCAGCTTTGACACCATGCAGCTGGACTACTACCCCAACACGGTGGACAAGGCGCTGGGTGAGAGCGTGCGCAGCTACATGGCCGAGGTTCTGGCCGACCTGCGGGATTACGCCGCGGACTTCTCCCCTGCCACCCGCGAAAGCCTGCTGCTGGTAGGCAACGCAGGGCTGGGCAAGACCCATGCCGCCCTTGCCATTGCCGGGGAGGTGCTGCGGCAGAACTACGATGTGATCTATGTCTCCTGCCCGGACTTTTTCGGCAAGCTGGAGGCGCTGCATTTCGGCACAGACCCCGGCGGCGAGGAGGAGACCTTGTTCCAGACTGCCTGCAACGCCGATCTGCTGATCTTGGACGATTTGGGCACGGAATTCAACTCCAGCTTCTTCCTGACCAATCTATACAGCCTGCTGAATAACCGCTTGGGCGCAAAGCTGCCCACCATCGTCACCACCAACATCACGGACGGTACGCTGCTGGAAAAGCTGTATACAGAGAAGATCTCCAGCCGCCTTGCAGCCTTTGTGCAGATCCAGTTCTTAGGCAGTGATATCCGGGTACAGAAGGCCGCAGAATAA
- a CDS encoding MBL fold metallo-hydrolase has protein sequence MAEFISLYSGSSGNSSVVRCGAQYLIVDMGKGVRTTTAALKSLGLAISDCAGILVTHEHSDHVKGLSTFLKKNPLPVYGAAATLDFLDANDIVPANCELNALEGREEDIGCFGVQSFPTSHDVPCVGYRIHTPDDKTMTIATDLGTLTPPVHEALSGCDLVALESNYDLHMLRSGPYPYYLRARIESVRGHLSNDECSAKLLELIQSGCKKFALCHLSQENNTPALALQTVFTTLGAAGVVPEKDCIVQAQRRNEVSPALEF, from the coding sequence ATGGCAGAGTTCATTTCATTGTATTCCGGTTCTTCCGGCAACAGCAGCGTGGTGCGCTGCGGTGCGCAGTACCTCATCGTGGATATGGGCAAGGGGGTGCGCACCACCACGGCAGCGCTCAAATCGCTGGGGCTTGCCATCAGCGATTGCGCGGGCATCCTTGTCACCCACGAGCACAGCGACCACGTCAAGGGGCTTTCCACCTTCCTGAAAAAGAACCCGCTGCCGGTGTACGGTGCAGCGGCTACGCTGGATTTTCTGGACGCCAACGATATCGTGCCCGCCAACTGTGAGCTGAATGCGTTGGAGGGCAGGGAAGAGGACATCGGCTGCTTTGGGGTGCAGTCTTTCCCCACCAGCCACGATGTACCCTGCGTGGGCTACCGCATCCACACCCCGGACGATAAGACCATGACCATCGCCACCGACCTTGGTACTCTGACCCCGCCGGTGCACGAGGCGCTTTCCGGCTGCGACCTTGTGGCGCTGGAAAGCAACTACGACCTGCACATGCTGCGCAGCGGGCCCTACCCCTACTATCTGCGCGCCCGCATCGAGAGCGTGCGGGGACATCTTTCCAACGATGAATGCTCCGCAAAGCTTCTGGAACTGATCCAGAGCGGCTGCAAAAAGTTTGCCCTGTGCCATCTCTCGCAGGAGAATAACACACCCGCTCTTGCTTTGCAGACCGTGTTCACCACCTTGGGTGCAGCCGGTGTCGTGCCGGAAAAGGACTGCATCGTGCAGGCACAGCGCCGCAATGAGGTAAGCCCTGCATTAGAGTTCTGA